From one Eptesicus fuscus isolate TK198812 chromosome 21, DD_ASM_mEF_20220401, whole genome shotgun sequence genomic stretch:
- the C21H19orf84 gene encoding LOW QUALITY PROTEIN: uncharacterized protein C19orf84 homolog (The sequence of the model RefSeq protein was modified relative to this genomic sequence to represent the inferred CDS: deleted 1 base in 1 codon) — MEQQKEETGPDGNSLPPPGTGPWPPVPFPALPFPLLGTPDPAHLGLPESLASVTVPIRLDALSYLLHSALLGAYNLQQSLPSCTCHPQAPDPQPHAAKRPFRGGGDWDVPRRPGWGRGRGPGPGRGQRRRGPGRSEQPTPVWAGDSGAGPRTPPTMPSSPPTLPTQDGKREAGGPEPPLATPPAAEDWDIEY; from the exons ATGGAGCAGCAGAAGGAAGAGACGGGCCCGGACGG GAACAGCCTGCCACCGCCCGGGACCGGGCCCTGGCCCCCGGtgcccttcccagccctgccatTTCCGCTCCTGGGCACCCCAGACCCAGCGCACCTGGGGCTCCCCGAGAGCCTGGCCTCTGTCACCGTGCCCATCCGCCTGGACGCCCTCTCCTACCTCCTGCACAGCGCCTTGCTGGGGGCTTATAACCTCCAgcagtccctgccctcctgcacctgccacccccaggCTCCCGACCCCCAGCCCCACGCCGCCAAGAGGCCGTTCcgggggggtggggactgggacgtcccccgcaggccaggctggggccggggccggggcccggggccc ggccgggggcAGAGGCGACGGGGCCCTGGGAGGTCTGAGCAGCCAACGCCGGTCTGGGCAGGGGACTCCGGGGCTGGCCCCAGGACCCCACCCACGATGCCGTCATCACCCCCAACACTGCCGACTCAGGATGGGAAGAGGGAAGCGGGAGGTCCGGAGCCGCCCCTGGCCACGCCACCTGCCGCTGAGGACTGGGACATTGAGTACTAG